The Arcobacter porcinus sequence GTGTCTTATTGCTACATATTCAAATATTTTTCCATTTTCATCAAAGATAGGTGATATAGTGCTATTTATATAATAAAAAGTTCCATCTTTCTTTGTATTTCTAAGAATTCCTCTCCATACTTTTCCACTTTTTAAAGTATCCCACATCTCTTTAAAGATTTTACTATTTTCTTCACCTCTTAATATACTATGTGGTTTACCGATTATCTCTTCTCTTGTATATTGAGAGACTTCACAGAATCTATCATTTACATAAGTTATATTACCTTTTAAATCACCATTTGAAATAATATTAGATGTTTTTGTAGCTTGATTATATTGTTTTAATATACTATTTCTTCTATTTAGATAATTTACTTTTTTTAAAAGCTTTGATTTTTCTTTAGTTTTAATAATAAAAAATATAGTAAGTATAATTATAATAATAGTTAAAATAGTAGTTAAGATTACCAATTAAAAACCTTTTTAAAAACTTGAAAGATTATTATACTATAATTTTAGTAAAGATTAAAATTATGGAGTGTAACTTGGACTTAAAAAATATAAGAGGAAAATATACTACAAAAGATTTTGATATAAAAGATTTAGATTCAAATCCTTTTAAACAGTTCGAAGTATGGTTTAATAATGCAATAGAAGAGAAACTTTTAGAACCAAATGCTTTTAGCTTAGCAACTTGCGGAAAAGATATGATGCCTAGTATAAGAACTGTCTTACTAAAAATATTTGATGAAAAAGGCTTTGTTTTTTTTACAAATTATGATAGTAAAAAATCAAAACAAATTTCAGAAAATGATCAAGCCGCTGCTCTATTTACTTGGTTAGCTCTTGAAAGACAAGTAAAAATTGAAGGTAAAGTTGAAAGAATTTCAAAAACTGAATCTTTGAAATATTTTTTATCTCGTCCAAAAGGTAGCCAACTTGGGGCTTGGGTTTCAAGACAAAGTGAAGTTATAAGTTCAAGAGCACTTCTTGAACAAAAATTTGATGAGATGAAAAGAAAATTTTTAAATAAAGAGATTCCATTTCCATCTTTTTGGGGTGGTTATATAATAAAGCCTATTAGAATAGAGTTTTGGCAAGGTGGAGAAGATAGACTTCATGATAGATTTTTATATGAAAAAGATGATAAAGGAGATTGGAGTATAAAAAGATTAGCTCCATAAATTTTTCTAGAATTGTATTTTAGAAAAATTCTATTGCATTTTTTCCTTGTTTTTTAGCACTATACATAGCAGTATCTGCTTGTTTTATAATATCTTGAACTGTTACACTTGCATCATTAAATAGTGTAATCCCAATACTTGGAGTTGATACATTTTTATGCCCTTCAATATGAGTTATACTATTTAATGAATCTTTAATTTTTCTTGCAATGAAATCAATATTTCTTCTTGCATCATTACTATTGTTTCCAATATTATCAAGTAAAACTATAAACTCATCTCCACCAATTCTAGCAACAGTATCCTCTTCTCTTACACTAGATTTTATCTTTTTAGCAACAGTTACAAGAAGAACATCTCCTAAATCATGACCTAAAGTATCATTTACCTCTTTGAAATTATCTAAATCAATAAATATAAGTCCACCATAGATCTTATGTCTTACTGTTCTTGTAATTGCGTGTTCTATTCTATCAGTTAAAAGCAATCTATTTGGAAGTCCAGTTAAATTATCATGAGTTGCTTGATATTGAAGAACTTTCTCTTTATCTTTTTGCTCACTAATATCCATATATTGCCCAAAATAGTTTGTTATTTTTCCATTTGTATCTCTTAATACCGTAATTGCACTTCTTAATGCAATTAAACTTCCATCTGCTTTTTTGTTATAAACTTCTAAACTATGATGCCCTTTATCTAAAAGTTTTGTCCATAATTCTTTGGCTTTATCCATTGTTTGATGTGCAGATTTAAATATTCTTGGATTTTGTCCCAAAAGTTCATCTTTTGAATATCCCATAATTTTTGAAAATGCTTTATTTACTTTTATAATATTATTTCTTCTATCTGTAATTATCATAGGCACAGAAGATGCTTCAAATGTATATGATGTAAGTCTTAATTCATCTTCTTGAGCTTTTTTCTCTGCTTTTAACTCTAATGTTTCTAATAGTGTTGTAATATCAAAAGCTAGTTTTTCAAAAATATCTTTAATATCTTCATCAAAAAAATATTTATGTTTTGAATAAATTATTAAAAAACCAACATTTTTATCAAACATTTTTATTGGAATAGAGAGTAATGAGTTTAGATTAAACTCTTCTGTATGTCCTGAAAAAATAGAGTTTTTTTCCTCTTTTAGATTATTTACAATAATACTTTGACCATTTTTTATAACTTTAAGAATTAAACTCTCTTTCTCAAAATCAATATGAGTTGACCTTTTTTCAATAAAATCTTTTTGTGGACTTTGTTTAGTTATTATCTCTTTTTTTTCAATATCGTATATAAAACTAAAAGAGATATCACTATTTTTTATTAATATATCTGAAACTTCTAAAAAAGCTTCCTCTTTACTTTTAAACTTTAGTAAAGTTTTATTTATTATATTTAGTGTTTTATATATATTTTGATGTTTTCTAGCTTCAAAAAAAAGTTTTTGTTCTGCTCTTACTACTCTTTCTAAAAAAAATATTAAAAGAGAATATAATATAGAACTTATAGTTATTAAAACTATTATTATCTCTTTATTTGAAAATATTTCACTATTATTCAAATCATATATAAATAGAGTGAAAATCAATATAAATGGAATAGAAAGTATTAAAAAATATTTTAAAAATACTCTATTTATAAACATCATCTCCCCTAAAAATAATTTAATTTAGTATTTTATCATAAAATATTTAAATTTTTACTATTTTTCATATATCTTGTAATATTTACCTTTAATTCTATTATTTGGTAATTTTTCTAAAACTACATTCAATTTATCTTTATTTATTGCTACATATGAGCAAAAAGTAAAAATATCGATTCTTCCTACATCCTCTTTGTTTAAATTAATTCCAGCTGTTAAACTTCCCAAAATATCAGCTTTTCTAAGTTTATCTTTTTTCCCACCATTGATAAAAATTGTTCTAAAACTTGAATCTATTTTATAATCACTATTTTGTTTTATATCTTTAATATCATTAAATTTAATATCATCAAAAATATTTTTAACTAAATCTACTCTTTCATACTCATTTTCTTCATAAAAAGTTACAGCAATTCCACCATTTCCAGCACGAGCTGTTCTTCCAATTCTATGTGTATGTATTTTTTCATTTAAAGCAATATCATAATTTATAACTAAATCAACATCAGCAATATCAATTCCTCTACTTGCAACATCACTTGCAATTAAAATTGGATAACTTTGATTTGAAAACAAAGTTAAAGTTTCATCTCTATCTTTTTGTTCCAAATCACTATGCATAGTTAAAACATCTAAACCATTTTTATATAATTCATCTGCTAAAACTTCGCAAGTTTGCTTTTGATTACAAAAAATTATTGTACTTTTTGCTTCATATTGCTTGATTATTTTCTCTATTTGTCTATTTTTTTCAAATCTATTTACTTCATAAAAAACTTGTAAAATTTTATTTTTTTCTTCATTTTCAACTTCAACAAAAAAAGCATCTTTTGTAATACTATTTGAAAGATTTTTTATATTTTCTTCATAAGTTGCAGAGAAAAGTAAAGTTTGTCTATTTTTTGGTAAAAGCTTATCTATATCCATAATATCATCATAAAAACCCATATCAAGCATTTTATCAGCTTCATCAAGAATAAAAGTATTTACCTCTTCTAATTTTAAATTTCCCTCTTTTATATGTTTTAAAACTCTTCCTGTTGTTCCTACAATAATATGTGCTTCGTGATATAAAGAAGCGACTTGAGGTTTAAAAGGAACTCCTCCACATAAAGTAAGTACTTTTATATTTGGAATAAACCTTATATATTCTCTTAGATTACTTGCTATTTGATTTGCTAATTCTCTTGTTGGAGCCAATATTAAAGATTGAACTCTAAATCTATTTTTATTTAGATTTTGTATTAAAGGAATACAAAAACTCAAAGTTTTTCCACTTCCTGTTTTTGCTCTTGCTATTAAATCTTTGCCTTTTAAACTATGCTCTAAACTCTTTTCTTGAATTTGTGTAAGATTTTCTAATCCTAAAGAGTTAAGATTTTCTATTAACTCTTTTTCTAAATTTAACTCTTTAAACTTCACTTTTATTTGCTCTTCTTCTTTTTTTCTTTGGTCTAAAACTAAAAATTAGTATTGTTAAAACTATAACAACTGTTATTAATCCTATATATTTAAAATCATCTGCATAACTTAGTAGCAATTCACCTGCTATATAACTTAAATATCCAATAATAATTGCCCATAAAACCGATGCAATACTATTTAATATAGTAAATTTTACACTACTATAATCAGAAATTCCCATAACCAAAGGAACTAAAGTTTTGATTCCATAGATATACTTTTGAATTATAATTATAAATGAACCATACTTTTTAAATAAAAGTTGAACTAAAGCAACCTTTCTTTTATGTTTGTTCATCATATCTTCTGCATAGTTTTTATTGTTTCTTGCCATAAAAAACAGAAACTGACTACCAATAATATTTGAAATAGCAGCAACAATAATTGTAATAAATATATTTAAATCTCCTGCGTAAGAGAATGCTCCTGCAATTGCAAGTGCTAAAAATCCACCACCAAAAGAGTATAAAAATAGAGCAACATAGCCCCAATCTTGGATAAACTGTTCCATAAAATTCCTAATTTTTATTATAAGTTGATATTTTATCTAAATATTATTGTAAAGTAGTTTTGAGTAGAAAAGCCCTTATAAAAAGGGCTTTTATTAGATAGCTTTTGAAGTAATTTTTGTAAGTCTTTGAGTAAATGCAACTCTATCGCTTACATCATCTCCATCACTTATTTTTGCTAAGTCAAGTAAAATCCAAGAGATATCTTCTATCAACTCTTCATCTTTTGTAAGATTTAATTTTTGTACAATTTCATGATTTGGATTTATCTCTAAAACTGGTTTAACTTCAGGAACATCTTGTCCCATTTGTCTAAACATATGAGCCATAGCTGCCATTTGTGCATCTTGACTATCTTTTGTTATACAAGAAGCATAATCATTTAATCTATTTGTGATTTTTACCTCTTTTACCTCATCTTTTAATTTATCTTTTATTTTTCCTAGTAAATCTTGGTATTTTTCATCTTGCTCTTTTTTTTCTGCTTCATCTATCTCAACTTTTGGAGCTTCACAAGTTGTAATATCTTTAAATTCCCACTCTTTAAATGCTCCAATAGCTGGAGTTATAATCTCATCAATCTCTTTATCATCTAAGATTAAAACTTCTATATTGTTTTTCTTATAACTTTCAAGTAAAGGAGAGTTTCTTAATACTTTTTCATTTTCACCAATAATATAATATATAGCTTTTTGCTCACTATCAGCTCTTTGTTTATAATCTTCAAGAGAAGTCATTTTTTTATCATCTGCTGTTGATTTATATCTTAAAAGTTCTAAAATCGAATCTTTATTTGTATAATCTTGATAAACCCCCTCTTTTAAAGCTCTTATATATTGAGATATAAATTTCTCATATTTCTCTTCATCTTTTGAAAGTTTTTTGATTTCACTTAAAATCTTTTTCACACTTGATTGTTTAATATTTGCTAAGATTCTATTTTCTTGTAAAATTTCTCTACTTACATTTAAAGGTAAATCTTCACTATCTATAATTCCTCTTACAAATCTTAAATAAGTTGGAAGTAACTCTTTATCATCATCAGTTATAAATACTCTTTTTACATATAATTTAATTCCACTTTGATAATCTGCTCTATACATATCAAAAGGAGCATTTTGTGGAATATAAAATAGTGTTGTATATTCATTCACACCTTCTGTTTTTGTATGAATTGTAAGCATTGGATCATTTGAATCTTGAGAAATTGTTTTATAGAAATTATTATAGTCTTCATCTTTTAGTTTTGATTTACTTTGTGTCCAAAGAGCTGTTGCAGCATTTATCTGTTCATGTCTTTTTTCTACTGTTTTAACTGCTTCTTTTCCAGCTTTTTTATCTTCTTCACTTTGCTCTTGCGTTACTTCTTCGTCATAATTTAAGAAAATTGGATATGCAATATGATTTGAATATTTTTCAACTATATTTTTAATTCTATATTTACTTGCAAACTCACTTACCTCTTCATCTTTAAGTTTGATATAAATAACTGTTCCATTTGTCTCTTTTGTACAAGGTGCTAAATCAAACTCTCCTGTTCCATTTGAAGACCATTTATATGCAATATCTTCTCCAGCTTTTTTAGATATTACATCTACTTTGTCTGCAACCATAAATACAGAATAAAATCCTACTCCAAATTGACCAATAAGATTTGAATCTTTTTTTGCATCTCCTGTAAGTGCTTCAATAAATGATTTTGTACCAGATTTTGCAATTGTTCCAATTGAAGCTATCATATCTTCATCATTCATTCCAATACCATTATCAACTAATGTAATAGATTTATCTTTCTCATCAAAAAATATATTTATAGCTCCACTCCAAGATGCAAACTGCTCTTTTAACTTCTCATCTGTAAGTCTTAGATAATTTAATTTATCTATTGCATCACTTGAGTTTGATACAAGTTCTCTTATAAAAATCTCTTTATTTGAATATAAAGAGTGTGTCATTAAGTTTAATAATTGTCCTACTTCTGTTTGAAATTGATGTTTTGCCATCTTCTTTCATCTCCTTTTTTATACTATTTTATAAATTTTTAAAAGAGAATTTTATCTAAGCTTTATTAAACTTGGCTAAAGTTTTTTATTTTTTTAGCACTTTTATATATAGAGTGCTAAATTGATTATTTTAAAACTTTTATTATATCATCCACAAAAAGTTGAGCTCCAAAATAAGACAGATGTTGCCCACCATTATATAAACCACCATTTTTATTAAAAGTTAAACACTTATTTTCTTTACACATTTTTGCATTTAAATCAATAAATGTTACATTTAATCCTTTTAATGCTTCTCTTACTTCATTATCAATATTTGTTGTTGGAACTGCATCCCACTCTTCTTTAAAATATAAATTTAAAGTTTTTCTTTTCATCTCTTTGGCAATATCTTGATTTGGTTTTGGTGGTTGTAAAAGTATTATTGGATTGTGTCCAAATGAGATAAGTTTTTCAATACTTTTTCTAAAACTTTTATAAACTTCTTCTTTTGGTACTTTTTCTTCTAGATTTTTTTCACCAAATTTAAAATTATCTATAGATTTTTTTCCGTTATTAAACTGATTAAAATTAGTGCCTACTAAAATATTTGTTGGTTTCATTTTTTCTAAAATTTTCCATCTCTCTTTATTTATTTCCCATAATTCTGGATAGTTTTTATTTACCCAAATTGGATCAGATAAAATGGGGGAAGCACTATAATTTAAAGCTACTAAGTATATTTTTGGTTTATATTCACTTAAAATATAACTAAATACTCCAGAATAAGAATCCCCCAATATAACAATTTTTCTTGAATTTTCATCACTTTTAAAGATACATGCTGTCATAGGAACTCTTCTATTGCAAGATTCTATTTCTTTTCCACTAAATTCATAACCTTTTATATCACTTTTTAACCTTATCCATTCTTTTTCTTCAAAATGTTTTAAAGTTTCTCTTACTTCTTGGCTTTGTCTAAACTCATAACCATTTGTATATTTTGCACCCTTATAAAAAGCTATTATAAATAGTACAAAAAATAGTAATATCAAATATTTTTTATTGTTCTTACTTCTTCTAATTGGATTCTCAAAAAACCTATATGATAAATAAGATATTAAAATCATTACTGCAAATAGAGCTATAAAAACTTTATTTCCAATTTCTCCATAAGAAAATCTATAAAATACAAGTATTGGTTGATGATATAAGTATAAAGAATAAGATATTACTCCAAAGAATATTGATATTCTTAAAGTAGCCATTTTATATATAAAACTATTCTCTTTTGTAAAAAGTATAAATAAAGTTGTTCCAAAAACTGCTATTAAACTTACAAATCCAGGATGTGCATCTGTATCTTTGAAAAATATTAAACAATAGGCAATTATTACAAGACCAAAAGCCGATAAAATATTATCAGATCTACTATCTTTTAAATGTTTTGATATTAAAAAAACAATTCCTCCAGCAAAAAGTTCCCAAACTCTTGCAGGTGTAGAGTAAAAAGCAAATGTATTATTTATTTTCATCAAATATAAACAATAAAAAAATGACATAGCAAACAAAATTATTAATATTTGTTCAAATTGTTCTTTAAAAAAAATTTTAATTCCATATATTATAAATGGAAATATTAAATAATATTGCCATTCAACTCCTAAACTCCATGTATGAAGTAATACTTTATATTGACTTGAATCTGCAATATAAGAATCTTCATACATAAAAATATAGTTGGAAAAAAATGCAACTGCACCTTTTAATTGTTCTCTAAAATTTAATAAATCAGAAGGTATCAAATATATATAAGCAAATATACAAGATAAAAATAACATCAAAAGTAAAGCAGGATAAATTCTATCTACTCTACTTTTATAAAATTGTAAGAGTGTTGGTGATTTATCTATTAAAATACCAGTAATCAAAAATCCCGATAATACAAAAAATATATCAACCCCTAAGAAACCACCAGAAAATAAAGGTATTCCTTTAAATGTTAAATTTGAATGATAAATAAGTACAGATAAAACTGCAATTGCTCTTAATCCATCAAGTTCACTTCTATATGCCTTAATCAAAAATAACCCCTAATATTAGTATTAATTCCATATTTTTCTTCTATTTTATAGAATAATTGCCGATTATATATTAAACATATGGAATATTTACTTATATATTCTATTTTATATAGATAATATACATAGTTGTTTTATCATTTTGTTATTTGTAAGTTCCTATTTAAAAAGGGATTTAAAATGAAAATGACAAAAAGAGATATTGCAGGATATTTAGGAATAGATTATAAAACTATATTTAACTGGGAAAAAAATAGACCAAATTTATACAAAACAATAATGCTTGGACTTATGGTTGAAGATATTATTGAAAAATCAGAAAAAAGTTTAGAAGAGTTAAAAGAGCTAAAAAAAGAGTTTGAAAATAAAAAATCATAATTTTTGTATATTTTAAATACAAAAATATAGCTTTTGATATAATAATAGCTTTAAAAAATAGGAGAAAATATTATGGAAATAATGGTAGAAATTTGGAAGTACTGGTTTTTTATAGGTACATTTATAATTCTATTAGTTTTAAAAATAGAAATTTCTGCAATTAAAGATAGAATAAATGGTGCAAATGGCTTTATTTGGACAATGATAAATCTCATTCTAGCAATTGCAACAGGTATTTTATGGATAATTTCAATAATTTTTATGGAGCTAGGAACACTATTTTTATATCTATTTTATTCTATTATATATTTTATAATCAATATAAAAGTATCATCTTTGATATTTGATTATTATTCAAACAAACACAATAATAAGCATTAAAAGGAGAAAAAATGACAAAAAACCAATTTATATATGATTTACAAAAAATTTATGACTATTTAGACAAACAAAAAGAGAATACAAATGAG is a genomic window containing:
- the dbpA gene encoding ATP-dependent RNA helicase DbpA, translated to MKFKELNLEKELIENLNSLGLENLTQIQEKSLEHSLKGKDLIARAKTGSGKTLSFCIPLIQNLNKNRFRVQSLILAPTRELANQIASNLREYIRFIPNIKVLTLCGGVPFKPQVASLYHEAHIIVGTTGRVLKHIKEGNLKLEEVNTFILDEADKMLDMGFYDDIMDIDKLLPKNRQTLLFSATYEENIKNLSNSITKDAFFVEVENEEKNKILQVFYEVNRFEKNRQIEKIIKQYEAKSTIIFCNQKQTCEVLADELYKNGLDVLTMHSDLEQKDRDETLTLFSNQSYPILIASDVASRGIDIADVDLVINYDIALNEKIHTHRIGRTARAGNGGIAVTFYEENEYERVDLVKNIFDDIKFNDIKDIKQNSDYKIDSSFRTIFINGGKKDKLRKADILGSLTAGINLNKEDVGRIDIFTFCSYVAINKDKLNVVLEKLPNNRIKGKYYKIYEK
- a CDS encoding acyltransferase family protein, with protein sequence MIKAYRSELDGLRAIAVLSVLIYHSNLTFKGIPLFSGGFLGVDIFFVLSGFLITGILIDKSPTLLQFYKSRVDRIYPALLLMLFLSCIFAYIYLIPSDLLNFREQLKGAVAFFSNYIFMYEDSYIADSSQYKVLLHTWSLGVEWQYYLIFPFIIYGIKIFFKEQFEQILIILFAMSFFYCLYLMKINNTFAFYSTPARVWELFAGGIVFLISKHLKDSRSDNILSAFGLVIIAYCLIFFKDTDAHPGFVSLIAVFGTTLFILFTKENSFIYKMATLRISIFFGVISYSLYLYHQPILVFYRFSYGEIGNKVFIALFAVMILISYLSYRFFENPIRRSKNNKKYLILLFFVLFIIAFYKGAKYTNGYEFRQSQEVRETLKHFEEKEWIRLKSDIKGYEFSGKEIESCNRRVPMTACIFKSDENSRKIVILGDSYSGVFSYILSEYKPKIYLVALNYSASPILSDPIWVNKNYPELWEINKERWKILEKMKPTNILVGTNFNQFNNGKKSIDNFKFGEKNLEEKVPKEEVYKSFRKSIEKLISFGHNPIILLQPPKPNQDIAKEMKRKTLNLYFKEEWDAVPTTNIDNEVREALKGLNVTFIDLNAKMCKENKCLTFNKNGGLYNGGQHLSYFGAQLFVDDIIKVLK
- the pdxH gene encoding pyridoxamine 5'-phosphate oxidase, which translates into the protein MECNLDLKNIRGKYTTKDFDIKDLDSNPFKQFEVWFNNAIEEKLLEPNAFSLATCGKDMMPSIRTVLLKIFDEKGFVFFTNYDSKKSKQISENDQAAALFTWLALERQVKIEGKVERISKTESLKYFLSRPKGSQLGAWVSRQSEVISSRALLEQKFDEMKRKFLNKEIPFPSFWGGYIIKPIRIEFWQGGEDRLHDRFLYEKDDKGDWSIKRLAP
- a CDS encoding sensor domain-containing diguanylate cyclase — protein: MFINRVFLKYFLILSIPFILIFTLFIYDLNNSEIFSNKEIIIVLITISSILYSLLIFFLERVVRAEQKLFFEARKHQNIYKTLNIINKTLLKFKSKEEAFLEVSDILIKNSDISFSFIYDIEKKEIITKQSPQKDFIEKRSTHIDFEKESLILKVIKNGQSIIVNNLKEEKNSIFSGHTEEFNLNSLLSIPIKMFDKNVGFLIIYSKHKYFFDEDIKDIFEKLAFDITTLLETLELKAEKKAQEDELRLTSYTFEASSVPMIITDRRNNIIKVNKAFSKIMGYSKDELLGQNPRIFKSAHQTMDKAKELWTKLLDKGHHSLEVYNKKADGSLIALRSAITVLRDTNGKITNYFGQYMDISEQKDKEKVLQYQATHDNLTGLPNRLLLTDRIEHAITRTVRHKIYGGLIFIDLDNFKEVNDTLGHDLGDVLLVTVAKKIKSSVREEDTVARIGGDEFIVLLDNIGNNSNDARRNIDFIARKIKDSLNSITHIEGHKNVSTPSIGITLFNDASVTVQDIIKQADTAMYSAKKQGKNAIEFF
- the htpG gene encoding molecular chaperone HtpG — translated: MAKHQFQTEVGQLLNLMTHSLYSNKEIFIRELVSNSSDAIDKLNYLRLTDEKLKEQFASWSGAINIFFDEKDKSITLVDNGIGMNDEDMIASIGTIAKSGTKSFIEALTGDAKKDSNLIGQFGVGFYSVFMVADKVDVISKKAGEDIAYKWSSNGTGEFDLAPCTKETNGTVIYIKLKDEEVSEFASKYRIKNIVEKYSNHIAYPIFLNYDEEVTQEQSEEDKKAGKEAVKTVEKRHEQINAATALWTQSKSKLKDEDYNNFYKTISQDSNDPMLTIHTKTEGVNEYTTLFYIPQNAPFDMYRADYQSGIKLYVKRVFITDDDKELLPTYLRFVRGIIDSEDLPLNVSREILQENRILANIKQSSVKKILSEIKKLSKDEEKYEKFISQYIRALKEGVYQDYTNKDSILELLRYKSTADDKKMTSLEDYKQRADSEQKAIYYIIGENEKVLRNSPLLESYKKNNIEVLILDDKEIDEIITPAIGAFKEWEFKDITTCEAPKVEIDEAEKKEQDEKYQDLLGKIKDKLKDEVKEVKITNRLNDYASCITKDSQDAQMAAMAHMFRQMGQDVPEVKPVLEINPNHEIVQKLNLTKDEELIEDISWILLDLAKISDGDDVSDRVAFTQRLTKITSKAI
- a CDS encoding DedA family protein; translated protein: MEQFIQDWGYVALFLYSFGGGFLALAIAGAFSYAGDLNIFITIIVAAISNIIGSQFLFFMARNNKNYAEDMMNKHKRKVALVQLLFKKYGSFIIIIQKYIYGIKTLVPLVMGISDYSSVKFTILNSIASVLWAIIIGYLSYIAGELLLSYADDFKYIGLITVVIVLTILIFSFRPKKKRRRANKSEV